One genomic segment of Gossypium arboreum isolate Shixiya-1 chromosome 3, ASM2569848v2, whole genome shotgun sequence includes these proteins:
- the LOC108475357 gene encoding uncharacterized protein LOC108475357 codes for MALTLPKFIVLKPSDNNGYLSYIREGENNLGFLKFFETQAVSPYAKFEVEISDTNGLVHIRSCQNNKYWQRTQTVSIAGVPPEQYWIAATAQNKEEDQSKETCTLFKFVPAGPVTGTDRTVQIVHVQSGCNLCLLPGTDLLLNRCVSANYREFDSNGFDIFSIIDCKSLLVLPKYVAFKGHNNKYLCARENYLAFSADDIGDSTVAFETFVTNDGKVHIKSICAGKFWWANNSAIWVGSDDPRNNDGPPFRPVKVDDKTIGLFSLVNNKFCTTLTRQNGEECLNPAVPTITKEAKLTVEEPVLTRDIYDVKYDLGNSRVYHETTFIIAKNFASNYTRQPTHMDIKLSYTNIKTSTWKSNFPLKLAMEAKMEFNVPLISQGNIEMSGEFHSDVKWEETKESKTLVDVVHKIVVPAMTKVTVNLIATKGKCDVPFTFMQSDTLYDGTIVTTEVQGATYTGSNYYSIHFETEETKLDP; via the coding sequence ATGGCATTGACCTTGCCCAAGTTTATCGTCCTCAAACCCAGCGACAATAATGGCTACTTAAGCTATATACGTGAAGGCGAAAACAACCTTGGGTTTCTCAAATTCTTTGAAACTCAAGCCGTGAGTCCATATGCTAAGTTCGAAGTGGAGATTTCCGACACAAATGGCTTGGTGCATATAAGAAGTTGCCAAAACAACAAGTATTGGCAACGAACCCAAACCGTTTCCATCGCCGGAGTCCCACCGGAGCAGTACTGGATTGCCGCCACTGCCCAAAACAAGGAGGAAGATCAATCCAAGGAGACATGTACGTTGTTCAAGTTTGTCCCTGCAGGCCCTGTTACTGGTACGGACCGTACGGTACAAATCGTGCATGTCCAATCAGGGTGCAATTTATGCTTATTGCCAGGGACTGATCTGCTACTTAATCGCTGCGTGTCGGCAAACTACCGGGAGTTTGATAGTAATGGCTTTGATATCTTCAGCATTATTGATTGTAAGTCGTTACTGGTTTTGCCAAAGTACGTTGCCTTCAAAGGACATAATAACAAGTACCTGTGTGCTCGTGAAAATTACTTAGCATTTTCAGCAGATGACATTGGTGACTCAACTGTGGCATTCGAGACTTTTGTTACTAATGATGGAAAGGTTCACATCAAATCCATTTGTGCTGGAAAGTTTTGGTGGGCCAACAATAGTGCGATTTGGGTAGGATCTGATGACCCTAGAAACAATGATGGCCCCCCGTTTCGCCCTGTCAAAGTTGACGATAAGACTATAGGTCTTTTCAGTCTGGTCAACAATAAGTTCTGCACGACCCTCACACGACAAAACGGCGAGGAATGTCTTAACCCAGCTGTCCCAACCATCACCAAAGAAGCCAAGTTAACGGTGGAAGAGCCAGTCTTGACAAGGGATATCTATGATGTCAAATATGATCTTGGTAATTCCAGGGTTTACCACGAAACAACCTTTATTATTGCCAAGAATTTTGCTAGTAACTATACCCGACAACCCACCCATATGGACATAAAGCTTTCATATACAAATATCAAGACTAGTACTTGGAAGAGTAATTTTCCACTCAAGTTAGCAATGGAAGCTAAAATGGAATTCAACGTACCATTGATTTCTCAGGGAAATATTGAAATGTCCGGTGAATTTCACTCAGATGTCAAGTGGGAAGAGACCAAAGAATCGAAAACTTTAGTAGACGTTGTACACAAAATTGTTGTGCCTGCGATGACTAAGGTGACGGTTAACCTCATTGCAACCAAAGGTAAGTGCGATGTTCCCTTCACTTTCATGCAAAGTGACACTCTTTATGATGGGACCATTGTCACAACTGAAGTTCAAGGTGCCACTTACACTGGTTCCAATTACTACAGCATTCACTTTGAGACTGAAGAAACAAAGCTGGATCCGTGA
- the LOC108475356 gene encoding tetrahydroberberine oxidase-like, translated as MESLNRSLSLLFIFVCSLSWVSASANSHDDFLECLYSYHPKESSSITQVIYTETNSSYSAVLDSSIRNHRFSTPNTPKPLVIVTPLNISHVQATIHCSKKHGLQIRTRSGGHDFEGLSYVSHVPFVVIDLVNLRSVDVDVENEEAWVQSGATVGEVFYRINERSTNLTFAAAVVRTVGIGGLISGGGDGLLFRKYGLSVDNVIDAQLVDANGRVLDRRSMGEDLFWAIRGGGGGSFGIVIAWKIKLVHVPSTVTVFSVGRTLEQNATQLLHRWQYVAPNLPNDVYSLVAISTTNASENGAKTVLATFTSLFQGDANEFIPLMQERFPELGLVKEDFIEMTWIESLLLMNGVSNETSEILLDRSNRYSLLPPSFKSKSDYVREPMPEIALQGLWPQLLEVDEGGIAVQNFIAYGGIMEEISETETPFPHRKGTLYKINYNIGWLEEENNNSQRYISWMRKLYSYMGPFVSKSPREAYVNYRDLDIGSNNYYGKTSYKQASIWGRKYFKNNFDRLVYVKTKTDPKNFFKHEQSIPPRFH; from the coding sequence ATGGAGTCCCTTAACCGTTCTCTGTCATTGCTTTTCATTTTTGTTTGCTCATTGTCATGGGTGAGTGCTTCAGCTAATAGCCATGATGATTTTCTTGAATGCCTTTATTCATATCATCCCAAGGAATCCTCTTCCATTACTCAAGTTATCTACACTGAAACAAACTCTTCATATTCAGCAGTTTTGGATTCTTCCATTAGGAATCACAGGTTCTCTACGCCTAATACCCCCAAACCATTGGTTATTGTAACACCTTTGAACATTTCCCATGTTCAAGCAACGATTCATTGCTCCAAAAAGCATGGCCTCCAAATTAGAACTCGAAGTGGTGGTCATGACTTCGAAGGTCTTTCCTATGTCTCCCATGTCCCATTTGTTGTTATCGATTTGGTTAATTTGCGATCAGTCGATGTTGATGTCGAAAACGAAGAGGCGTGGGTTCAATCAGGTGCGACCGTGGGTGAAGTATTCTACAGAATCAATGAAAGAAGCACGAACCTTACCTTCGCAGCAGCTGTTGTCCGCACTGTAGGAATTGGTGGGTTGATTAGCGGTGGAGGCGATGGTTTATTGTTCCGAAAATATGGTCTCTCGGTGGATAACGTGATCGATGCGCAGTTGGTCGATGCTAATGGAAGAGTTCTTGATAGAAGATCGATGGGTGAAGATCTGTTTTGGGCCATTCGAGGTGGCGGAGGGGGAAGCTTTGGGATCGTTATTGCATGGAAAATAAAGCTGGTTCATGTTCCTTCAACTGTGACTGTTTTCTCAGTGGGCAGGACCTTGGAACAAAATGCAACACAGCTTCTTCATCGTTGGCAATACGTTGCGCCCAATCTTCCGAATGATGTATACTCACTCGTTGCGATATCAACGACGAACGCCAGTGAAAATGGGGCAAAGACGGTTCTTGCCACCTTTACTTCATTGTTCCAAGGTGATGCCAATGAGTTTATTCCACTGATGCAAGAACGATTCCCTGAGCTTGGACTCGTTAAGGAAGATTTTATTGAGATGACTTGGATCGAATCTCTATTGTTAATGAACGGAGTTTCAAATGAAACATCGGAGATTTTGCTCGATAGGAGCAACAGGTATTCCCTTCTTCCTCCttcattcaaatcaaaatctgATTACGTGAGGGAACCAATGCCTGAAATAGCATTACAAGGGCTATGGCCTCAACTTCTCGAGGTCGACGAAGGAGGCATAGCAGTTCAAAACTTTATTGCTTACGGTGGAATAATGGAGGAAATCTCAGAGACAGAAACTCCATTTCCACATCGAAAAGGCACCTTATACAAGATAAACTACAATATCGGTTGGCTAGAGGAGGAAAACAATAATTCGCAAAGGTATATAAGCTGGATGAGGAAACTTTATAGCTACATGGGTCCTTTTGTTTCGAAATCTCCACGAGAAGCGTATGTTAATTACAGAGATCTCGATATCGGAAGCAATAATTACTATGGCAAGACAAGTTATAAGCAAGCAAGCATTTGGGGACGTAAATATTTCAAGAATAATTTTGATAGGCTTGTTTATGTCAAGACGAAGACTGATCCAAAGAATTTCTTCAAGCATGAACAAAGCATTCCTCCTCGTTTTCATTGa